CATCTGACTCTCAGCAGTTTGGGGATCTTGGACAATAGCCAAGCCCCCACGAGCTTTGATTCTAGCCAAACCCTGAGATCCATCTCCACCCGACCCAGTTAAGATAATACCAATGGTGTGATGACCATAGGCATCGGCGGCTGACTCAAACAGCACATCAATCGAGGGCCGAGCATAAGACACAGGCATATCTGTAGAGAGCGCAAACCAGCCCGCTGACTCTACTAATAAATGATAGTCAGCAGGGGCTAAGTAGACGTGACCAGGCACAATGGCTGCTTTATCGGCGGCATCTTGCAGCGGCAGCAGACTGCAAGATTGCAAAAACTCACTGAGACCTATGTTGGAGTCTTTATGCCGATGTTGCACAATCGCGACTGCTGCTGGAAAGTTGCTGGGTAATCCCTTTAGCAGGATTTCGAGGGCAGAGAGGCCACCCAAAGAAGTCCCCACGACGACCAACTCGAAGTGGGGTTGCCGTGGAGCTTGCTTCCTACTGAATCCGTCGGTAAAGCTTTTCACGGCTTTCCAACTCCTCATAACGATCTTCGTATTTTGTCAGGCTTAGAGTCTCTTGCTGACCTAATCCTAAGATGCCAAATGTCCCTAGGCTTTCGTATAAGAGCTGGTGGACTCGATCCTGCAAGGTATTGTTGAAATAAATTAAGACGTTACGACATAGAATCACATTGAATTCGTTGAAGGAACCATCGGTGGCTAGGTTGTGTTGCGAGAAGATCAAATTTTCTTTAAGAGTTGAGCGAAAAATCGCGCTATCGTAAGCTGCCGTATAGTACTCAGAGAATGAGTACTTCCCCCCTGCCTTGAGATAGAGCTGCGTGTATTCCTGCATCAGGTGGATGGGAAAGATGCCTGCCTTTGCTTGGCGTAGAACCGATTCATTCATATCTGTGGCATAAAGACGACAGCGGTGATATAGCCCTTCTTCCTGCAACAAGATAGCCATCGAATAAACTTCCTCCCCCGTAGAGCAGCCCGCATGCCAAATCCGAATAAACGGATAGGTGCGTAATAGCGGCACCACCTTTTGCCGAAAAGCTAGATAAAAGGTGGGATCACGAAACATGGAGGTGACATTCACCGAAAGACCGAGGAGAAATCGCTCTAAGCATGCAGGGTCATGCAGTAGTCTTTCCTGAAGACCAGAGATGCTCTTCAAGTTTTCGGCCCGAACTGCGTTCCAAATCCTCCTTTTGATAGAGGCTAAGGCGTAGTTGCGAAAATCAAATCCATAGTGACGGAATACTCCTTCCAATAGCAACTGAATCTCTAGTTCCTCAAGGTTGTTCATTTGATAAAGAAGTTATTAAAAGTGTAAAAAGCAGGAGCAATCCGTTCTTACACTTTTAATTTTGCCCTCTACCTATTGGTACAACCAGACACGTAGGAGAGATAATAACTGCTCTGTATCCACTGGTTTGGTGATGTAATCGGATGCGCCTGCCTCAATGCACTTCTCGCGATCGCCTTGCATGGCCTTCGCGGTGAGAGCCACCATTGGTAGGGCATCAAACACACTCAGTTGTCGAATGGTTTGCATGGTTTCGTAGCCATCCATTTCTGGCATCATCACATCTACGAGCACGATGTCTACGTCTGGGTTGTTTTGCAACACGGCAATGCCATCGCGACCGTTTTCGGCATACAGCACTTGCATTTGATACCGCTCTAGGAGGCTGGTGAGGGCAAAGATATTACGGACATCATCATCCACAATCAGTACCTTTTTACCTGCCAATACGGGGTCGTTTTGACGCAGTTGCTCTAGCATTTGACGCTTGGGTTGAGGCAAGTTTGACTGCACCCGATGGAGGAATAAAGCCGTTTCATCCAAGAGGCGTTCGGGCGATCGCACATCCTTAATGATGATGGTTTCGGCCATCCGTTTCAGCTCAGTTTCTTCTTGCTGGCTCAGTTCCTTGCCTGTGTAAACAATAATCGGCAATTTCGCTAGCCCCACTTCCTGTTTTAGGGCTTCGATCAGCTCTAACCCTGTCATGTCAGGCAAGCCCAGATCGAGCACGATACAGTCAAAGTGGTTGTCTTTGAGAGCTTCTAGAGCTTCGGCTCCAGACCCAACGGCTGTGGTTTCGACATCGCCGTTGCCGATCAGTTCGACAATGCTTTGGCGCTGGGTTTGATCGTCCTCTACCACCAAGAGGTTCTTGACGCGACGCTCGACAAATTCCTTGATTTGAGTCAAGGCGTTGGTCAAGTTTTCGCTGGAGATCGGCTTTTGCATGTAAGCGATCGCGCCCAGTTGCAAGCCCCGCTGCCGTCCTTCTTCCACCGTCAAAATATGGACTGGAATATGGCGGGTTTCGGGGTTGTGCTTTAAGCGATCCAACACAGTCCAGCCATCCATGTCGGGTAGGCGAATATCCAGCATCACGGCATCGGGCTTGAAGTCACGGGCCATCGAGAGACCCATGTTGCCACGCAACGCCACCAACACTTTGAATCCGGCGCTACGGGCCATGTCGATCAAGACACGGTTGAAGTTGATGTCGTCTTCAATAATCAGCAAGACGCGATCGCTGGGTTCAATATTGGTACGGTCATCGCTGAGTTCGGGCAACGGCACCATTGGCGCATCAAGGGCTGACTCAGACAGATTTAGAGCCGCAATGTTGGCAGCGAGGCTTGTGGCAGCGAAAGCAGTGCCAGAACCATCCAGACCATTGGCGACATCCCGCCGTCCCAGCTCTACCCGGATGGGGGATTGAGGGGTTGGAGTTGAAGCTTGGGGTGGTGCCTGGTAAGCCTGAGGTAGATACAGAGTAAAGGTGCTTCCTTGCCCCGGAGCGCTGGTTAGCCTAATTTCACCGCCTAAGAGACGGGCAATTTCTCGGCTAATCGAGAGGCCCAGTCCAGTACCGCCATACTTCCGGCTCGTCGTGCCATCCGCTTGCTGGAACGCCTCAAAGATGATTTTCTGTTTATCGGCTGGAATGCCAATGCCCGTATCGGTTACAGAGAAGGCAATCACTGTGTTAGCACGACTCAAGCTTTCCTTCTCTGGATTCCAACCTTGGGCTGCTGCCGTCATGCTTAATTTGACAGAGCCGCGATCGGTAAACTTAAAGGCATTTGCCAGCAGATTCTTCAGCACTTGTTGCAAGCGCTTGGAATCGGTATAGATGGCGCGAGGGAGGCGATCGTCCAGCTCAATGCCGAACTGTAAGCCTTTATCCTGAGCGACTTGCCCAAAGGTGCGATCAATGTAGCCGCGCAAGTCCGTGAACAACATCTGATCAATATCGACGGACATGGTGCCCGATTCGATTTTGGCTAAGTCCAGAATGTCGTTGATCAGCTCCAGCAGATCTGTACCCGCTGAGTGGATGGTTTGGATGTACTCGACTTGCTTTTGGCTCAAGTTGCCATCCGGGTTGTCGGTCAGCAGTCGCGCCAGAATCAGCAAGCTATTCAGTGGCGTGCGGAGTTCGTGGGACATATTCGCCAAGAACTCGGACTTGTACTTGGAGCTGAGGGCCAATTGTTCGGCTTTTTCTTCCAGCGATCGCCGCGCTTGTTCAATTTCGCGGTTCTTGCGCTCCACCTCTTTGTTTTGCAGTGACAGCAACTCGGCTTTTTCTTCCAGTTCTTCGTTGGTCTGCTGCAATTGCTCTTGCTGGTTCTTCAGCAACTCTTCTGACGCCTTCAGCGATTGCGCTTGTTGTTCTAGGCGCTTGTTGGTATCGGTGAGTTCCTTCTGCTGGACTTGTAGTTCTTCGGCCAAGGATTGAGACTGCTTCAGCAGTTCTTCCGTCCGCATACTAGCCGCGATCGTGTTTAAGACGATGGCGATACTTTCAGTCAGTTGGTCGAAGAAGGTAAGGTGAATGTCGCTGAAGTGGCGGAAGGAGGCCAGCTCAATCACCGCCGTGACTTGACCTTCAAACAGAACAGGCAACACGACCACATTGCGCGGCGTGGCTTCTCCCAAACCAGAACTGATCTTGATGTAATCGTCTGGGACTTCGGTGAGCAGAATCCGTTCTTTTTCTAGGGCACATTGACCGACCAGACCTTCGCCGATGCTAAAGCGGTTCGCCAAGTGTTTGCGCTCCCGGTAGGCATAGGTGCTAAGCAGCTTCAGGAAAGGAATGTGCATCTCGCCCGGTTCCATCAGGTAAAAGACGCCATGCTGCGCCGAGACCAGTGGAGCCAATTCTGACAAGATGAGTTTGGAAACCGTTTCCAAATCGCGCTGACCTTGCAGCATCCGGGTGAACTTGGCTAAGTTGGTCTTGAGCCAGTCTTGCTCGGTGTTTTTCTGAGTAGTCTCGCGCAGGTTGGCGATCATCTGGTTGATGTTGTCCTTCAGGACTGCCACCTCCCCTTGCGCCGCCACAGAAATCGATCGGGTCAGGTCGCCCTTGGTCACTGCGGTTGCCACTTCCGCGATCGCTCGGAGCTGAGTCGTGAGGGTGGCCGCTAGTTCGTTTACGTTGTCGGTCAAGGCTCGCCAGGTTCCAGAAGCCCCCGGTACCTTCGCTTGACCGCCTAGTTTTCCTTCAATCCCCACCTCGCGGGCCACTGTGGTTACCTGATCCGCAAAGGTTGCCAGCGTGTCGATCATCTCGTTGATCGTGTCAGCCAGGGTTTCGATTTCACCCTTGGCATCCAGCATTAGCTTCCGTTTCAGGTCACCGTTCGCCACCGCCGTTACTACTCGCGCAATCCCCCGCACCTGGGCCGTGAGGTTGCCTGCCATCGAGTTCACGTTGTCTGTCAAGTCTTTCCAGGTTCCCGCGACCCCCGTTACTTGCGCTTGACCGCCTAGTTTTCCTTCGGTGCCTACCTCCCGCGCGACCCGCGTTACCTCAGAGGCAAAGGAGCTAAGCTGGTCCACCATCGTGTTGATCGTGTTCTTCAGGTCGAGAATCTCACCCTTCACATCCACGGTGATTTTCTTGGAGAGGTCGCCGTTCGCGATCGCCGTTGCCACCTCCGCAATGTTTCGGACTTGGGCCGTTAGGTTGCCTGCCATCAAGTTCACGTTGTCGGTGAGGTCTTTCCAGGTGCCTGCGACCCCTCGGACATAGGCTTGCACACCCAACTTACCTTCGGTTCCCACCTCCCGGGCCACTCTCGTTACTTCAGAAGCAAAGGAGTTGAGCTGGTCCACCATCGTATTGATCGTGTTCTTCAGCTCTAAAATCTCGCCTTTGACGTCTACTGTAATCTTCTTCGAGAGGTCGCCGTTCGCTACCGCCGTTGTCACTTCGGCGATATTTCGCACTTGGGCGGTTAAAGAACCTGCCATGAAGTTTACCGAATCAGTAAGGTCTTTCCAGGTTCCGGCGACCCCCGGCACGACCGCTTGCACACCGAGTTTCCCTTCGGAACCCACCTCCCGTGCCACTCTGGTTACTTCAGAAGCGAAGGAGTTGAGCTGGTCCACCATCGTGTTGACCGTGTTTTTCAGCTCTAAAATCTCGCCTTTTACATCTACCGTGATTTTCTTGGAGAGGTCGCCATTCGCCACCGCCGTCGTCACCGCAGCAATGTTCCGCACCTGGGCAGTCAACGAACCCGCCATGAAGTTTACCGAGTCGGTCAGGTCTTTCCAAGTACCTGCTACACCCCGGACATCGGCTTGTACCCCCAGTTTTCCTTCTGAGCCTACTTCACGGGCGACTCTAGTTACCTCAGAAGCGAAGGAGCTGAGCTGGTCCACCATGATGTTGATCGTGTTTTTCAGCTCAAGAATCTCGCCCTTCACCTGCACCGTGATCTTCTTCGAGAGGTCACCGTTGGCGATCGCGGTCGCAACTTCGGCAATGTTCCGTACCTGGGCTGTCAGGTTGCCTGCCATCGAGTTCACGTTGTCGGTCAGGTCTTTCCAAACCCCCGCCACGCCTCTTACTTCGGCTTGTACCCCCAGTTTTCCTTCGGTACCGACCTCACGGGCGACTCTAGTTACCTCAGAAGCAAAGGAGCTGAGCTGATCCACCATTGTGTTGATCGTATTCTTCAGCTCTAGAATCTCGCCCTTCACATCCACGGTGATTTTCTTGGAGAGGTCGCCGTTTGCTACCGCTGTCGTTACCTCGGCAATGTTCCGCACTTGGGCGGTCAGGTTGCCTGCCATCGAGTTTACCGAGTCGGTCAGGTCTTTCCAGGTACCTGCCACCCCACGTACTTCCGCCTGCACACCGAGTTTCCCTTCCGTTCCCACCTC
This region of Trichocoleus desertorum NBK24 genomic DNA includes:
- a CDS encoding chemotaxis protein CheB, with the protein product MKSFTDGFSRKQAPRQPHFELVVVGTSLGGLSALEILLKGLPSNFPAAVAIVQHRHKDSNIGLSEFLQSCSLLPLQDAADKAAIVPGHVYLAPADYHLLVESAGWFALSTDMPVSYARPSIDVLFESAADAYGHHTIGIILTGSGGDGSQGLARIKARGGLAIVQDPQTAESQMMPKAAIATTAVDWILPLADIAPRLIHLCQPVIR
- a CDS encoding protein-glutamate O-methyltransferase CheR, with translation MNNLEELEIQLLLEGVFRHYGFDFRNYALASIKRRIWNAVRAENLKSISGLQERLLHDPACLERFLLGLSVNVTSMFRDPTFYLAFRQKVVPLLRTYPFIRIWHAGCSTGEEVYSMAILLQEEGLYHRCRLYATDMNESVLRQAKAGIFPIHLMQEYTQLYLKAGGKYSFSEYYTAAYDSAIFRSTLKENLIFSQHNLATDGSFNEFNVILCRNVLIYFNNTLQDRVHQLLYESLGTFGILGLGQQETLSLTKYEDRYEELESREKLYRRIQ
- a CDS encoding HAMP domain-containing protein, which gives rise to MPAEQVTKDTENLDLRQLLKILSAVKKGNFSVRVPDEYTGMAGKVADALNDVIELNERMTKELERIGKVVGKEGKITQRASLGNAGGSWGAGLESVNSLISDLVQPTVETSRVIRAVAHGDLSQTIPTEIEGRQLKGEFLQTAQVVNTMVEQLSSFASEVTRVAREVGTEGKLGVQAEVKGVAGTWKDLTDNVNLMAGNLTGQVRNIAEVATAIANGDLSKKITVDVKGEILELKNTVNTMVDQLNSFASEVTRVAREVGTEGKLGVQAEVKGVAGTWKDLTDSVNLMAGNLTAQVRNIAEVTTAVANGDLSKKITVDVKGEILELKNTVNIMVDQLNSFASEVTRVAREVGAEGKLGGQAEVRGVAGTWKDLTDSVNFMAGSLTAQVRNIAEVTTAVANGDLSKKITVDVKGEILELKNTINTMVDQLNSFASEVTRVAREVGTEGKLGVQAEVRGVAGTWKDLTDSVNSMAGNLTAQVRNIAEVTTAVANGDLSKKITVDVKGEILDLKNTINTMVDQLNSFASEVTRVAREVGSEGKLGGQADVRGVAGTWKDLTDSVNFMAGSLTAQVRNIAEVTTAVANGDLSKKITVDVKGEILELKNTINIMVDQLNSFASEVTRVAREVGTEGKLGVQAEVRGVAGTWKDLTDSVNSMAGNLTAQVRNIAEVTTAVANGDLSKKITVDVKGEILELKNTINTMVDQLSSFASEVTRVAREVGTEGKLGVQAEVRGVAGVWKDLTDNVNSMAGNLTAQVRNIAEVATAIANGDLSKKITVQVKGEILELKNTINIMVDQLSSFASEVTRVAREVGSEGKLGVQADVRGVAGTWKDLTDSVNFMAGSLTAQVRNIAAVTTAVANGDLSKKITVDVKGEILELKNTVNTMVDQLNSFASEVTRVAREVGSEGKLGVQAVVPGVAGTWKDLTDSVNFMAGSLTAQVRNIAEVTTAVANGDLSKKITVDVKGEILELKNTINTMVDQLNSFASEVTRVAREVGTEGKLGVQAYVRGVAGTWKDLTDNVNLMAGNLTAQVRNIAEVATAIANGDLSKKITVDVKGEILDLKNTINTMVDQLSSFASEVTRVAREVGTEGKLGGQAQVTGVAGTWKDLTDNVNSMAGNLTAQVRGIARVVTAVANGDLKRKLMLDAKGEIETLADTINEMIDTLATFADQVTTVAREVGIEGKLGGQAKVPGASGTWRALTDNVNELAATLTTQLRAIAEVATAVTKGDLTRSISVAAQGEVAVLKDNINQMIANLRETTQKNTEQDWLKTNLAKFTRMLQGQRDLETVSKLILSELAPLVSAQHGVFYLMEPGEMHIPFLKLLSTYAYRERKHLANRFSIGEGLVGQCALEKERILLTEVPDDYIKISSGLGEATPRNVVVLPVLFEGQVTAVIELASFRHFSDIHLTFFDQLTESIAIVLNTIAASMRTEELLKQSQSLAEELQVQQKELTDTNKRLEQQAQSLKASEELLKNQQEQLQQTNEELEEKAELLSLQNKEVERKNREIEQARRSLEEKAEQLALSSKYKSEFLANMSHELRTPLNSLLILARLLTDNPDGNLSQKQVEYIQTIHSAGTDLLELINDILDLAKIESGTMSVDIDQMLFTDLRGYIDRTFGQVAQDKGLQFGIELDDRLPRAIYTDSKRLQQVLKNLLANAFKFTDRGSVKLSMTAAAQGWNPEKESLSRANTVIAFSVTDTGIGIPADKQKIIFEAFQQADGTTSRKYGGTGLGLSISREIARLLGGEIRLTSAPGQGSTFTLYLPQAYQAPPQASTPTPQSPIRVELGRRDVANGLDGSGTAFAATSLAANIAALNLSESALDAPMVPLPELSDDRTNIEPSDRVLLIIEDDINFNRVLIDMARSAGFKVLVALRGNMGLSMARDFKPDAVMLDIRLPDMDGWTVLDRLKHNPETRHIPVHILTVEEGRQRGLQLGAIAYMQKPISSENLTNALTQIKEFVERRVKNLLVVEDDQTQRQSIVELIGNGDVETTAVGSGAEALEALKDNHFDCIVLDLGLPDMTGLELIEALKQEVGLAKLPIIVYTGKELSQQEETELKRMAETIIIKDVRSPERLLDETALFLHRVQSNLPQPKRQMLEQLRQNDPVLAGKKVLIVDDDVRNIFALTSLLERYQMQVLYAENGRDGIAVLQNNPDVDIVLVDVMMPEMDGYETMQTIRQLSVFDALPMVALTAKAMQGDREKCIEAGASDYITKPVDTEQLLSLLRVWLYQ